DNA from Candidatus Aminicenantes bacterium:
GGATTCCGACGAAAAATCGCAAAGCGACAGCGAAGATTTAACCGGGGATTGACAATCGTTCCCTCCGCCGCGGCACTGTCGCCGTGGCGGAGGGGTACGGCCCAGGCCGAGACAAGGGAGGGAAGCCAATGCCGGATGGCAGTCAGTCGGGACTGATTCCCGCCATGCCGCACGACGAGTTTTCCGAGCGTGCTTTGCTGGGAGCTATGCTCATTGACAATCGCTATGTCAATGAGGTGTTTTCTGAGATCAATTCCGATGACTTTTACCGTGAATCCCACCGGGTGATCGCCGCGGCCGTGGATTACTTGGTCAACAAAGGAAAAACCGCGGACATGATCACCGTGTCCGGCCTGCTGAAAGGCCGCCGGCAATTAAAAATCGCCGGGGGTTATGATTACATCGCTTCCGTGGTGGACGGCATTCCGGAAAAGCTGGATATCGCTGAATATGTCCAGGTGGTCAAGGATCGCTCCGCGTTGAGGCAGATCATGCAGACCTCCCTGGGCGTGATCGATCAGGGGGCGCAGACTCCGCATGAAGGATCGGAGGCGGTGCTGAACCGCTTGCAGGAATCGATTATCAAGATCTCTGAGAGCCGGATCAAACGAGGCTTTCACCCCATGCAGGAATTGGTTCCCGCCACTGTTGAGTTGGTTAACCGCATCCAGAAACACGGGGAAAGCGAAGGCTTGAAAACAGACCTGACGGAACTGGATAACATGACCGCGGGATTTCATCCCGGCGACCTGATCGTAATCGCCGCCCGCCCCTCCATGGGAAAGACCGCGCTTGGGCTTAATGTGGCTGCACGCATGGCCATCAAGTACGAAAAAACCGTGGGGTTTTTTTCAATCGAGATGGCAAGGACCCAGATCATCATGCGCCTGCTGGCTCTGGAAGGCCGGGTTTCCATGGCCGCCCTGCGTACGGGCAAACCACGCCTGACTCAGAAGGAGTGGGCCGACCTGGAACTGGCCGCCACCAACCTGGGCCGGGCCGGATTGTATATCGATGATTCCCCCAGCCTTTCCATTGTGGAAATGAAGACGCGGGCGCGGCGCTTGAAGAACGAGCGGGGCCTGGATATCGTGTTTGTGGATTATCTACAACTGCTTAAAGTGGGTGCGGACATGGTCCGCCGCAGCGATTCGCGCGCCCAGGAAGTGTCTGCCATTAGTTCGGCCTTAAAAGAGATGGCCAAGGAACTGCAGATTCCCGTAGTGGCGCTGGCCCAGTTGAACCGCTCACCGGAAACCCGCGGTACACGTCGCAGTGAAGGTCCCAAGTATCAGTTGTCTGACTTGAAAGAGAGCGGCGCTATTGAACAGGACGCGGACCTGGTGATGTTTCTCCACCGCGAGGAACAGAACGATCATGACACGGAGCGCAAGGGAGAAGCCGACCTGATCGTGGCCAAGCAGCGCAACGGTCCCACCGGGCGTATTGTGCTCACTTTTATCGACAAGTACACCAAGTTCCTGAATTATCAGCGTGCTCCGGGAATGCCGGATACCGAAGTTTTCTAGCCTTTACTTCGCGACAATCCCCGCTCGAATTGCAGGTAAATGACTATGGGCAAGCGGCGAGTGGCAAGGGGCAGGAGCAAAGTCGAAAGTCTAAAGTTGAAAGTAAAAGCACCAGGCAAGTGGCGAAGGTAGGGAACTCCTGGGAGGACTCGTAGAAGGTAGAACGTAGAAAGTAGAAAAAATCGGACTGTCGTTGAGGTTTCTTGCCTTTACTTTCGACTTTCAACTTTCGACTGCCTGTCTCCTGTCACCTGATACCTGTCACCTTTTTTCAACTTTCCAACTCTTCAACTTTTTTTTTAAAACTCCGCCTCCTCTTCCAGGCTGACCTGTTCCACCGCGTAATGGGTCTGCCCGTCATAAGTAGAAAACATCACATCCTCGACCACGGGGATTACCTCTTTGGAACTGGTTGTGATTGGAGAGCGATTGGCCTGGAGAACCGGTTGGGTGGATGAATGAGGCAGGGACAATGCCAGAGCGAAAACAAAACCCAGCGCCGCGGAAACCACGATTGTGGTCACGGTCACGCGCCGCCTGCGCCGACAGGATTCAATGCGGGAAAACACCCTTTCTTCAAAGCCCTCGGACAGGGGGTGATCCATTTCCTGCCGGCTGAACAATTCTTCCATGCGGTTCATTCCATACCTCCGTTCATCAATGCCCCGGCCAGGCCATTCCGGGGCAGGGCGGTTTCTCTGGTGATGCCATCCTCTTGCAACATGGTCCGCAGGCGCTGCTTGGCCCGGAAGACCAGGGTTTTGACCGTACCGACGGGCTTGTTGGTCATGGCGGCGATCTCCTTAAAGGAAAAGTTATCCAACTCTTTCATCACCAGGGGGATGCGGTACTTTCCAGGCAAGCGTGATAGCAATCCCGCCAGGGTGATCTCGTCTTCAACGGTCGGGATCACCGCCGCTGTTCCTTCGCTCACTTCTTCTAAAGAGAGCCAGTGACGAATGCGTTGGCGCCGAAACTCATTGCGCGCCAGGTTGGTGGCGATGGTGTAAATCCACGCCTTCAAATTGTCTGTGCGCAGGGTATGCGCTTTGAAATACACCTTGACAAAGGTATCCTGGGTCAGCTCTTCCGCCAATTCAGGGTCTTTCACCAGAACGCGCAGGTAGTTGTAGATCTTTACCTTGAATAGGTCCATTACGCGCACCAAGGCCTTGCGGTCACGGGCCTTTAACTCTGAGATCAGGTCTGTCATGTCCGACACTGATTTATTAGACGTAGATACGGATCATCTGGTTTCACCGGAAGAAAGTTGAAAAGTTGGGTTCTTTTACGTTTCGTGTGGGTTTG
Protein-coding regions in this window:
- the dnaB gene encoding replicative DNA helicase, encoding MPDGSQSGLIPAMPHDEFSERALLGAMLIDNRYVNEVFSEINSDDFYRESHRVIAAAVDYLVNKGKTADMITVSGLLKGRRQLKIAGGYDYIASVVDGIPEKLDIAEYVQVVKDRSALRQIMQTSLGVIDQGAQTPHEGSEAVLNRLQESIIKISESRIKRGFHPMQELVPATVELVNRIQKHGESEGLKTDLTELDNMTAGFHPGDLIVIAARPSMGKTALGLNVAARMAIKYEKTVGFFSIEMARTQIIMRLLALEGRVSMAALRTGKPRLTQKEWADLELAATNLGRAGLYIDDSPSLSIVEMKTRARRLKNERGLDIVFVDYLQLLKVGADMVRRSDSRAQEVSAISSALKEMAKELQIPVVALAQLNRSPETRGTRRSEGPKYQLSDLKESGAIEQDADLVMFLHREEQNDHDTERKGEADLIVAKQRNGPTGRIVLTFIDKYTKFLNYQRAPGMPDTEVF
- a CDS encoding RNA polymerase sigma factor, producing MTDLISELKARDRKALVRVMDLFKVKIYNYLRVLVKDPELAEELTQDTFVKVYFKAHTLRTDNLKAWIYTIATNLARNEFRRQRIRHWLSLEEVSEGTAAVIPTVEDEITLAGLLSRLPGKYRIPLVMKELDNFSFKEIAAMTNKPVGTVKTLVFRAKQRLRTMLQEDGITRETALPRNGLAGALMNGGME